The DNA region GGTTTTGCGGTCGTCACGGGAGCCGATACCGACTACGTCGATCTCGTTGTTCTGCAGGGCAGGCATGGTCGCCGCGTCGTTCAGCACGCTGTAGGTGATGGTGTCCAGCTTGGGTGTGTCACCCCACCATTTCGGGTTGTGGCCCAGCACGATGCGGCCCTGACCACGATCGGTGGACTGGACGATGAACGGTCCCGAAGTCGCGCCGATGGCGTCCACGAAGCCCTTGTTGAAGGACTCCGGCGTGCCGGTCACGGACTTGGGGTAGAGGAAGGAGTTGCCCGCGAACTGCCCCTTCCACTCGGCGAAGTGTTTGTTGAAGGTGAGGACGGCCTGCCGGTCGTCGGTCCCGCGTTCCACCTTCTCGACCCGGTCCCAGCCCGAGTTGTTGGCGATCAGGAATTCCTTGTTGCGCCCGCTGAGCGCGTTGGCCTGAGCGGCGATGTCCTCCCAGGTGATCGGTGATCCGTCGGACCAGATCGCCTTCGGGTTGATCGTGTAGGTGACCTGCTGCGGGTTGGTGTTCGTCAGCTGGACATCGGTGAAGTAATTCGTGTCGATCGAAAGGTTGCCCGACGCATCGGATTTGAAGGCGCGCGGCATCATGGGCCGTTCGACGCCCATGATCTCGGCGTCATTGCCGTCGATGTTCAGCGTGTTCCAGTTCGCCGGAAACGCCGACATCACCAGCCGAAGATTGCCGCCGTCCTTCAGATCCGCGACATCGTGCGGATTGATATCGCTGGTGGTGCCGAGCTCGGCCTTGCCCTGCGGCGCGGTGCCGTCGTCGCTGCCACCGCATCCGGTCGCCACCAGGGCCACGGCGACCAGTGGGACCGCGAGCTTCGTTCCGATCGAGCGAATCCTCACCGGTTGCTCCTTCCGTTGGAGTTCTGCTGGAACAATCTCCGCCCCTATCCCGTAACGGCCGGGACGGGAACGGCGTCGATGAGGGCGCGGGTGTACTCGTGCCGCGGATCGCTGAAGACCTGTTCGGCCGCACCATATTCGACGATCTGACCGCGATACATGACGGCAATGTCGTGGGCAAGATTGCGCACCACCGACAGGTCGTGGGAGACGAACAGGTACGACAGCCCACGTTCGGCCTGCAAGTCGCGCAACAGATTCAGCACCCCGGCCTGAATCGATACATCCAGCGAGGACACCGGCTCGTCGAGCACCAGGATCTCCGGATCCAACGCGAGCGCCCGCGCGATATTGATGCGCTGCTTCTGTCCACCGGAGAAATCGGCCGGGTAGCGGTCCGCGTGCTCGGGGCGCAGGCCCACGAGGCTCAGTAGCTCCTTGACGCGGCGCTGGATCTCGTCCTTCGGTTGGCCGTTGATGCGTAAGGGCTCGGCGAGCGCGTCGGAGATCGGAAGTCGGGGATCCAGGGAGGCCGAAGGATCCTGGAACACGATCTGCAACTTGCGCCGGATCTCCCGCCGCCGGGCCTTGGTGAGCGTGGCGACATCGCTGCCCAGGACCTCGATGCGGCCGCTCTCCGGTGCGACGAGGTCCATGATCTGGGTGAGCGTTGTCGACTTGCCGGAGCCGGACTCGCCAACCAGGGCCAGCGTACGACCCGACTTGATCTCGAAGCTGACATTGTCCACCGCCTTCACCTCGCCGGTGCGGCGTTTGAAGACAACGCCGGAGGTGATCGGAAAGGTCTTCTTCAGGTCCGAAACCCGGAGCACCACTTGCTCATCGGTGCGCACCGGGGTTTCGGCGGGCGAAACCTCGCGGCGGTAGGCGGTGAAGAGGTCTGCGGTGCCGACCTCGGCAACGCGGATACAGGCTGCTCGGTGTCCGGGCTCCGTGTCCTGTAGTGGAGGTTCCGCCGCTCGGCAATCGTCGATCGCGACCGGGCAGCGTGGTTCGAAGGGGCAGCCCGGCGGCAACGCGTGCATGGCCGGCGGGGCGCCGACGATGGGCACCAGCGGCGCCCGTGGCGGACCGTCCAGACGCGGGATGGAACCCAGCAGGCCAACGGTATACGGCATCCGTGGTGCGTTGAAAAGCTCTGTGGTGCGCGCGGTTTCGATGATTCGACCCGCATACATGACCGCAACTCGATCGGCGAGGGTGGCCGCGATGCCCATATCGTGGGTGATGAAAACAACTCCCGCACCGGTGATATCGCGGGCCTTGCGCAGCAGATTCAGGATCTGCTTCTGCACGGTGACGTCGAGTGCGGTGGTCGGCTCATCGCAGATGATCAGTTCGGGATCATTGGCGATGGCGATGGCGATCACCACGCGTTGGCGCATACCGCCGGAGAACTCGTGCGGGAAAGCCTTGGCGCGCAGCGCGGGATCGGGGATACCGACCAGATCCAGCAGTTCCACCGCCTTGTCGGCGGCCTCACGCTTGCTCATCTTGCCGTGTGCCAGTAGCGCTTCGGCGATCTGGTCGCCGACCCGGTACACCGGTGTCAAGGCCGACAGCGGGTCTTGGAAGACCATTGAGATCTTGCTGCCGCGCAGCGTGGACAGCTGCCGGTCGCCCATGCCGACCAGCTCCTGTCCGCGCAGCCGAATGGATCCTTGCACCCGAGCCTGATCCGGGAGCAGCCCCATGACCGCCAGTGAGGACACCGATTTTCCGGAACCGGATTCACCGACAATGGCCAGGACCTCGCCGTCCTGCACGGCGTAATTCACTCCACGCACCGCCTCGACGCGGCCCTCTTCGCTTGGGAAGCTGACCCGCAGATCGGAGACTTCGAGCAGCGGTGCGGTGGTGGTCCGGTTCGTCATGTCGGTCATGCCGCGGCCTTTCCGGCGGATTGCTTACCGGCGACCCGGTTCTTGCGGCGCGATCGCGCACGTCCCGCGCTGGGGTCGAAGGCATCGCGCAGACCGTCGCCGGCAAGGAACGTGCACAGGACGGTCAGGATGAGGAATCCGCCCGAAAAGAGGAACAACCACGGGTACGTGAGGGCCGATTTCGTGCCCGAGGCGATCAGGGTGCCCAGAGAAACGTCGGGCGCCTGCACGCCGAATCCCAGGTAGCTCAACCCGGTTTCGCCCATGATCGCCGCGCCCACTGCCAGAGTGGTGTCGATGATCAGGAAGGACGCGACATTCGGGATGATATGGGTGGTGATGACCGTCCAGGTCGACGCACCCATATAGCGTGCGGCCCGAACGAATTCACGTTCGCGCAGACTCAACGTGAGTCCGCGCACGATGCGTGCGCTGATCATCCAGCCGAAGATGCCGAGCAACACGATAAGCAGCACGATGCTGCCGTTGCCCTTGGTCCGCGGTGCGAAGAGCGCGACGATGATGAAGCTGGGAATGACCAGCAGCAGGTCTACCAGCCACATGATCGCCATATCGATCCAGCCACCCAGCAATCCAGCTACCGAGCCGGCGAAGGCCGCGATCAGGGTCGAGATGAAGGCTACCGCGAAGCCGATCAGCAGTGACTTCTGCAGGCCACGCAGTGTCTGGGCGAGGACGTCCTGGCCTATTTGGTTGGTGCCGAAGGGATGCCGCGAACTCGGGGGCTTGAGTAGCGCCGTGTAGTCGAGCTGCTGATAGTCGTACTTCAGGAAGGGAGGGAGCGTGTAAGCGATGACCAGCATCAGGATCAGGATCGCCAACCCCGCGACGGCTGGTTTGTTTCGCAGGAAGCGCCGCACCACCAGCTTGCGACGGCCTGCGGCCATCGGCTCGGGAGCGCCCTGGACGATGAGTTCGGTTTCGGTCATCACGCACGCACCCTGGGGTCGAGAATGGCGGTGACGACGTCGGACAGCAATCCGGAGAGCAAGATCACCAGCGCGATGAACCCGGTAATGGTCACCACGGGGTACAGGTCCTGGGCGGTGATCGAGTCAACCAGCCACTCTCCGACGCCGTGCCACCCGAAGATCTTCTCCACGAAGGCCGTACCGGTGATGAGCCCGCCGAAGCTGTACGCGAACAGCGTCGCCATCGGGATGAGCGCGGTGCGCAGGCCATGCTTGTACAACGCTCGGGACCGGGTGAGTCCCTTGGCTCGTGCGGTCCGAATGAAGTCGTTCTGGAATACGTCCAGCATGGAGGCGCGCTGGTAGCGGCTGTACCCGGCGACCGCGAAGAGGATCAGGGCGGCCGTGGGAACGATCATGTGCTGCAAGCGGTCGACGAACTGATTCCAGCTGCCGTGCACCGCGTTCGCCGAGGTCTCGCCGGTGTAGTAGAAGATCTGCTGCCCGGTGATCGTATTGATTTCGTACGCACCGTATTTCAACAGCGTCGCGAGCAGGAACACCGGTGTGCTGATGATCAGAAGCGAGAGCACCGTGGAGAGGTAGTCGCTGAACTTGTATTGCCGGATCGCCCCCGCCGCGCCGATCAGCACACCGAGGATCGTGCCGATGATGGAGCCGACCAGGACGAGTCGCAGACTGATCCCGATGCGCCGCGGCAGTTCCTGGTTCACGGGCTGCCCCGCCAGCGTCTTGCCGAAGTCGCCGTGCGTGACGATGCCGCCGACCCATTCCGCGTAGCGCTGCGGGATCGGCAGATCCAGCTTCAGTTCTTCCCGCTTGGCGTCGATCACCGACTGCGGCGGCCTTGGGTTGCGATGCTCGAGACTGTCGAGCGGGCGGAACGTGAGTGACGCGAGCCCGAACGCCAGGAACGACGCCAGCACCAGCAGCACGACATAGTTCAGCGCACGTCGCAGCAGAAAACCGGCCATCATTCCCTTTCGGGGTCGAGTTCTGCCCCAGATCATAAGGAGTGGAGTGCGGAAACGCGGGGTACGGACCGCGGACGCCCCGGCAATCCGTGTGTTAACCGGTCCGGCCAGGGGTGATGCCGGAAAGGTCTCGTTTGTACGGCATCGTCCGTAATCCACGGGCGCACGGGTCGCGGCTCGAGGCAGGATGGAGTAGGTGACGCTCTTTCACCTGCCCAAACCCAAGATGGTCGCCTCCGACGTGGATGGCACGCTCATCGACCACCGTGAGCAGGTGAGCGCCCGCACCAAGGCCGCTATCAATGCGCTCATCGCGGACGGGGTGCCGTTCGTGCTCGCCACCGGCCGGCCGCCGCGCTGGATCGATCCGGTGGTGGACGGGCTCGGTTACGCACCGCTGTGCGTGTGCGGCAACGGTGCGGTCATCTACGACAGCGCCAACGATCGCGTCCTGGACAGCCGCACCCTCGACATCGAAACCCTCACCTGGGCCGCCGATCTGGCCGAGCACCTGCTGCCCGGCTGCGGCTTGGCCGCCGAACGCGTCGGCGCCACCGCCCACGACGCCGCGACCCCCCAGTTCGTGAGCTCCCCCGAATACGAGCACGCCTGGCTCAACCCCGACGACACCCAGGTGTCCCGAGCCGAAGTCATCTCCGCCCCCGCGATCAAGATGCTGATCCGCCTCCCCGGCACCTCCAGCAACGACATGCGCACCGTCCTGGATCCCCACCTCGCCGGCCGCGCCGACCTCACCTATTCCACCGACAACGGCCTGATCGAACTCTCGGCTCCCGGCGTCACCAAGGCCACCGGCCTCGCCGTCATAGCCCAGCGTCTCGGCGTCCAGCACTCCTCCCTCATCGCCTTCGGTGACATGCCGAACGACGTCCCGATGCTCCTGATGGCGGGCCACGGCGTAGCCATGGCAAACGCCCACCCGGAAGCCATCGCCGCCGCCGACGAGGTCGCCCCGTCCAACACCGACGACGGCGTCGCCCGCACTCTCGAACGCTGGTGGTCCTGAACCGGGTGCGATGACCCGCCGCCTAGCGCGTGGCGGGGCGGGTTCGGGGTGTTGCGTTCATGGGGGACGCGGTGACCACCACCGCTACTTCGAGCAGTTCGGCGGGAATGGTGTCGTCGTCGAAATGTGCTGGGCTCGGGACGATTACGGCGTCGACACCCAGACGGTCGATCGCCACGCGCAGGCGATGCAGCCGGTCCTCGGTTCGTTCGTTGAAGACGAGCGTTTTCCGAAGGTCGTATCCAGTTCGCTTGGCGGCCGAGCGAATTCGCCGCTCGTCCTGCGGTTGATGTAAACCTGAGATGTCGCTCCGCAGGAAACCCACCGCCGATGGCAAGAGACCCACAGTCACCACCCCCGGCTGATCGGGACGTATACCCGCGGTGACTCGGCGGCGAGCCTGGCCTGAATGGCTGCAACGGTGAGCGGGGGATCGGTGCGCCGGGTTTCGGCGATCATGGTGCCAACGACGTTGGCGCCGAAGATCAGTAGCGAAGTAAGGACTATCGCGAGGATGATTGCCATGTCGGGTGTTCTCCTGCCTACCTGGTTCCGGCTGCTGATCCATAGATTGACCTGGTCGGGCGCAGCGAACTCTTACAATTTGTGGGAGTCCCGGGTCCGGTAGCCGTGTGGAATTGAGTCCGTGATGATCGATGATTCGGCCGGTGTCGGCGAGCGAGTTGCCGAGGCCCGCAAGCTGAAGGGCTGGACCCAATCGCGTCTGGCTATGGAAACGGGACTGTCGCCTTCCCTGATCAGTGCCGTGGAGCAAGGTAGACGGGCTGCGACCTCCGCCTATGTGTCGGCGTGCGCGAAGGCGCTGATGACCAGCGCGCCCGAGTTGCTGGGTCAGCCTTACGCGCCCACCACGACGGAGGATCGGGAGATTCACGCGGCGATAGCCCTGCTGCGTAATGAGCTCGCGGCATGGGACATGCCGGCCCCGGATGTCCAGGTGCGACCGACTCCTGAGCTGTCCAAGGACGTTCTCGACGCGCGCAGATATCGTCGCGATGCGGCCGCTGCCAAGCTCGCCGCGAAGCTGCCGCCGCTGCTGGTCGAGACGCGAGCGCTCGTGCACCGCAGCGATGGCCGCGCCCGCGAACGAGCCTGCACACTGCTGGCCGAGCTCTACTACAACGCCCGCAGCCTGGCCCACAAACTCGGCTACCAGGACCTCGCCGCGCTGGCAGTTGACCGAATGACCTGGGCTGCCGGCGAATCCGGCGATCCATTGTGGATCGCCGCTGCGCAATTCCACCGTGCCACTCTGTTGACCAACGGTGGCGACTGGAAAACGGCCCTGGCGTTCCTCGAACGTTGCCGTGCTCAGATCGAAGGGCAACTCGGCATCGGCGAGGAGCCGGATCTCATCGCGTGGGGCGGTCTGCATCTACAGTCCGGTCTTGCTGCGGCCCGCGCCGGGAACCGAGCTCAGGCGGACGCCCACCTGGCCGAAGCGGCCGACACCGCACGCCGGATCGGTCACGATCGTGATGAGATCCTCGTGTTCGGCCCGACGAACGTCGGCATCTGGTCGGTAGCGTTGGCCGTCGAAATGGCGGACGGAGCGGTAGCGCTCGAACGTGCCGACGGTTTTGTGATCCCGCACGGCACGCCGAAATCTCGGTCCGGCCACCACTACATCGACGTAGCGCGCGCCTATCTACTGCACGGGAACAGGTCGCTCGTCATGCCCGCCTTGCAGACCGCGAAGGCGATCGCGCCGTCGATGGTGCGCTGGCATCCGATGGTGCACGAAACCGTCCGCGTACTCGCCCGCGAGGAAGCCCGCAGCACCGAATCGGTGCGCGGGTTTGCCTCTTGGTGCGGCATTGCCACCTAGTTGGGGACCACCGCCGGAATGGGTTTGATGGGGTCCTGGACCGCGCCATAGTTCTTCAGCACGGTTGTCACGATTCCGGTGAGCTTGTCGAAAATCAGTGCGCCGTTTTGGAAGTCGGTACGGACGCCGTTCGAGACCGGATATTCGTTGCTCGTGGGTAGTCCGAGAATGCCTGCGCCCGAACCCAATTGCAGGAATCGTTCCAGAATCTTCCCGACCACCGAAACGATTCGGCCGGTGGAATTGGCGTACACGAAGCCATTGGTGAATTCACCGTACTGGCCGCCGTCGGCGAGTGCGATCGGTACCGCTTTCGGTTGTCCCAGTGGGCCTGTCGCGCCGCCCTGCTCGTTCCAGTAGCGGGCGACCGGGCTGCGGTCGAGCATGCTCAGGATCCGCTGGGTGAGGTCGGCGAGCGCGGCCAGGTCCGCCTCGCTGGAGCTGGGTGTGGGTGGCGCGGGGGCCGCCTGGACCTGCGGGTTCGCTCCGGCGTTCTGGCCGGGGTGGACGCGGTTCGGGGTGGTCGGGGCGACGGCGTCGGTGCCGCCGGCCGTGTCGGCGGCGATCTGGCGGATCTTGTCCATCAGGGCGTAGGCGGCGTCGCCGGGGCAGGTGGTGTTGCCGACGTCGCGGTGCGCGAAGATGTTCGGGAGTTTGACCGCCTGTCCGAGAGCGTATTTCGTGTAATCGCTGCCCTCGGAGTACATGGTGGTCGAGCCCTGCGGGTCGAAGCCCGCCAGTTTGGCGCGCCACCCGATGAACTTGCCGAGCGCCTGGATGGACACGTCGGTCGGGTCGTCTTCCTCGTAATCGCCCATCAGCGCGACCCCGGCGGTATCGATATTGAACCCGCCCGCGTGCGCGCCCTCGACGGGGCGGTCCAAACCGCCGTAGCGTCCTTCGAAGATTTGCCCGTACTTGTCGACCAGCGCGTTGTAGCCGATGTCGCACCAGCCCAGCGTCTTCGCGTGATACGAGTAGATGGCGCGCACGATGCCCGCGGACTCGGCCTTGGTGTAGTCGTTGCGGCCCGCGGTGTGGTGCACGGTGATCGCGGAGACACCGTCGTCGTAGGTGGGTTCCTCGCAGCGCAACGATTCGTCGGCGCCCCACTGGGCCCGGGAGATCACCTTCGGCCCGCCGCCGGGCAGCGGCGCGGCCACCGAGGTGAGGTTCTCGTCGATGCTCCCGCGACCCGGATCGATCAGCACCGCGGCCAGCTTCTCCAGGTTGATCTGCGCGGGATCGGCCGAACTGTCGTCCAGCGGAGTGGGTTCGGCGGGCGCGGAGACGGCCTTCGCCTTGGGCGTCACCAGCATCTGCACGGTCTTGGTATTGCCGACGTAGATAGGTTCGGTGCCGTTGCGCTTACCCGGCTTGGACTTGTCCTTGCCCGATTCGGCCTCGGCGTCGTACCAGGGACCCCACGTGCCGTCGGGGCGCTGAGCGCGAATCTTGGTGGTGGCTTTGAGAACATCCGTCGCGGTGACCGCGACCATGCTGAACGGGTGTTCGCGGGTGAGCTCCTTGACCTGCGCGCCGACCTTGTCGACCAGGTCGGTGGGCACCGCGCCGGGGGAGAGGGCGGGGGTGCGCAGGTCGCCGGTGAGGCCGGGCACCGGATGTGGGCCGGGCGCGGCCGGGTTGTCGGCGGTGGGGATCGGTGCCGGGGCGGGCGCTGCCGCGGGTGTCTCACCGCCGGGCGCGGGAACCAGTGGGGCAGCGTGGGTTTCGGCGTTCGGTGCTGCCGGGATCTCGGGCCCCGGTTCGGCGATGAAGCCGGGTGTCCCGGCCGGCTTGACGGCGCCCGGGACGGGGTTGGCGTTGGGGAGTGAGCCCGGCACGGTCGGGCGGGCGGAGCGCGGCGCGGTGGCCGGTCCGGGCCCGACGGGCTGCTGCGGGGAGTTGTTCAGCTTGGGGAGGGGGATCTCGGTGGGTAGCGGCACGCCCGGGATGAGATTCTGCGGAATCTGAATCGAGCTGGGCAGCGGCAACATCCGCAGATCGGACAGGCGTAGGTCGGGCAGATCGAGCCCGGTCAGCTCGTGGAGCGGCAGCACGATGTCGGGCGCCGAGGCCAGGGCGACTTCGGCTATTTGGGCAGGTATAGCTGCCAAATTGCTTTGATCCGCGTTCCGGACATCCCGGGTGTCACTCAGTGCGAGGACGCCGACGGGCACGGCCAGCGCGAGGGCGGTCACTACCGGGAGCGTGTAGGCATGTTTCGGTCTGCGATACGGCACAAGCATCTCCCATTCAGGTAAATCGGTCTAACCGCGCCCCGAGCACAAGCTTGCTACTTGGCGCATCAACGAGCACACTAGTCCCTATTGTCACATTCCCTGAACGTATGGTTGAGGCTTAGCTTTGGGTAACTCGAATGTAGCTTCACACCCTCGAAAGAACGGGTATGACATGCCGAACGGGTACCTAGCCGAGCGCCAGAGACGGCGCGGTCTGCTCACCATGTCCCTCGCAGTCGCCGTCACCACCGGCGGCACCGCCCTGCTGGTCTGGGCCTGGCCCGAGAACGCTCTGCACCTCACCGTCGGCGCCGGTCACGGCCGCGGTCTGAGCCAGAACGGCGCGTTCGAGAAGGCCGCCCAAGGCTGGACCGCCGAGCGCATCCTCGCGAACTATTACGCCGGAGCGAACCTCGCCGACGTCGGTGCGACCTCCGTCCGAGTCCGCCTCATGGACCAGGACGACAAAACCCTCGACGTCGTCTCCGACTCCGTCTTCTACGTCGCCGGCCGCCGTGTCATCCCCGGCCAGGCCGCGCACCTCACCCCCACCGCGAGTGGCGCCGACGTCACCATCACCCAGGGCTGCGACGGAAACAACCTCTGGGAAGGCACAACCGACGACCCCTGGGCCTACCCCGTTACCGACGGCACCGCCCGCCCCGCCGAAGAACAACTCGAAATCTGCGGCGGCAACGCCTTCCGCGGCGTCCTCGGCGTGGCCCTGGACGGCGACGCCTTCCGCACAGTCAACGAGGTAGACCTCGACGACTACCTCAAAGGCGTGGTCCCCGCCGAAATGGTCCCCGGCTGGGCCGACCAGGGCGGCGCCGAAGCCCTCCGCGCCCAGGCCATCGCCGCCCGCTCCTACGCCCTAGCCGAAAACCGCTACACCTACGCCCAAACCTGCGACACCACCGACTGCCAGATGTACCTCGGCACCGACAAAGAGGACTCCCGCACCACAGCCGCCGTAGAGGACACCTCCGGCCGAGTCCTCACCCGCGACAACCGAATCCTCCGAGCCGAATACTCCGCAGCCCCCGACGGCGGCCCCCTAACCCCCGCCTCCGCCATGGAAGTAGGCCCCGCCCTCACCGACTTCCCCGGAGCCAACACCCGGGCCTCCCCAACCTCCTGGCTCCCCAAAACTCGCAAACACTCACCACCCCAACGGAATCCGACCCGGAAACCGCCACAACCCCGGGCTCTGCCACCCCAGGCGCAAGCACGCCGGGTGCCACCGTCCCGGGCGCAACCACTCCGAACGCGGCAACCCCCGACGCGGCAACCCCCGCCTACACGGCCCCGTCCTACGCCACCCCGGCCGTCCCCGGCGCGGAAACCCCCACCGCCCCAAGCAATGTCACCCCCGGCACCCCGGCCTACCCCAACCAGAACCCCGGCAACCGCACCCGCTCCGTAATCCCCGGTCTCCCCAGCCCGGGCAGCGCCGACCCGAACTCGATGCAATCCGACACCCGATTGACCCCTGAAGCGGTGGGCCCCGATGTATCGGTCCGGTCTGTCGTTCCGACCACCACAGCGGCTCCCAGAACCACCTCCATGCCAACATCGCCGACCTCTCCGCTTCCAGCGCCCGCCGCGCCGAAACCATTGCCGTCCTGATACTCGCAGTGTCGGCCATTGTTGGCACAAAAGGTCATAGCCTTCAAATGCGGGTAATGGCAGGCAATTTCACTCGCGTAGTGCCGTCGTGATGTCTGGAGGTCATCGGCTGGGAACTGGGGGAGTTGCTACCCGCTTCGCTTGACGAACTGCACGGCACGGTCCATGACCTCGAGCGGCGAAACGTCGAGTGCATTGCATAGCGCGAACAGCTGATGCATGTCGGGGGAGCGCTCCCCGTTCTCGAAGCGCTGGATCGTGCTCACGGCGACGCCTGAGGCGGCCGAGAGCTCAACCCGGGTGTAACCGCGCCGTGCGCGGGCAGCACGGAGTTCTTCGCCTACTGCGCGGTTGATGCCGTCGTGGAGATCCCGCAGTTCCATATGGACCATCATGAGGTCCGAACGGAATTCTTGCAAACACACCCAGGCTGGAGTATATCCAAACCCGACGGATAGTAACGATTGCATAACAGGTCCGTTCGGACTTGTTTCAGTTCCGTATGGACCATAATGTGGTCCGTATGGACTTCCTGGATCGACATATCGCCGACCGTGTAGCGCTGGCGATGAGTGAGACCGGTGTGGGCTTCGGGCAGATCGTCGCCCGAACCGGGCTCAGTGCCGCCTCTCTGGGTGCCCGAGTGGGTGCCGCCGCGCCCTTCACGGCGGTCGATCTGGTGCTCGTGGCGTGTGCTCTGGGACGTGAGCTCGCCGATCTCCTCCCCGGTCAGGGGCGTGGGGATTCGGGGGCGGCATGATGGCATATGACGAATCGACCCACCTGTACCTCACGGTCGACGCCCTTCGGGAGTTGGCCGAGCTACTCGCCGGGATTCCGAGTCTGGCCGAGGATCTGGAGGATTCGGTCAACGGCCGAGCGCGTCTCGGTGCGGCCAATACCCGGCTCAGCGGCAGGAGTAGTGATCAGCCGCTGCCCTTCAGCGTCGGTGCGGCCAATGTCCGTGACCACCTGCACGCGTGTCTGGTCGGCTGGGTGCGGCTCGTCTGTGAACAGCGCGCTATCGGGTACAGCGGTCCGACTTCTACGGCCGGGCTCGCCGCCTGGCTGCGCACGAATCTGATCGCGCTGGCGATGACCGAAGGCGTCGAATCCGCTCCTGCGGACCTCAGGTCGGCGGTCGAAGCCGCTGAACGTGTGGTCTGTCCGCCGGCGAATCGTTATGTCCTCGATGCCGCAGCCGTCGCCGCCGCCCGCCGCGCCCGTCTCAATGTCTCGGGAATCGTCACCCTCGCGAAAGGATTGGGAGATCCGTTTCGAACGGTCACGGTCCGCCGCATCCAAACCCTGCGTGACGCAGGCAAAGTTGCGCCCGTTCCTGGGCCGTGGGCGCCGGACTGGCCAGAGTTGTTCCTGGTCGGCGACGTCTTGGACGCGCACCTGAATCACCCGATGCGCCGCCGGAAGTCCACCGTGTGATCGCCTGTCCCACCTCAGAATCCCTCGCCACCTGGCCGTCGAACCACTGCTCAGCAGAAGGTTCGACGGCCTTCGTCGTTTCGTCCCAATGGAGGCCTCCCATGCGCTACTCCCTTCTTGACCTGATCGAACTGGCCGCCCACACGGCCCCCGTCACTCCGCTGTCTGCCGACAGCGCCCACGAGGTCATGCGCCTGCATCGTGAATGTCCCGCGCCTGAATGTCCGCGTAAGGCCGCGGCCTTACGGACGTTGGTTGCCGCCGGCTGCATCACCCCCGATTCCGGTCGGCGGCGGTGACGTCGGAAGTGGCTGCTACCAGCATCTTTCGAGAATTTCGGACTGGACTGTTGACTTTCCTCGTCGCTTAAGTGAAGCTGATTGCAGCGCCACAGTTGTGCCTTCCTCCCGAACTTCACGGGAATCATCACTCCAACAGCAGATTCCGTCCATGGAACTGTGTTGATCCGAGATCCATTGCTGCGGACCGGACTTCGTTGGCACACGCGCCTCTCCAAGCCTCATGCGGCAAGCCCCCGAAAACCCTTCGCAGGTAGTAAACGGGTTCAGAGCACGCCGCATGGCCCACCCCTCGTGCGCCCGTCTC from Nocardia tengchongensis includes:
- a CDS encoding helix-turn-helix domain-containing protein; protein product: MIDDSAGVGERVAEARKLKGWTQSRLAMETGLSPSLISAVEQGRRAATSAYVSACAKALMTSAPELLGQPYAPTTTEDREIHAAIALLRNELAAWDMPAPDVQVRPTPELSKDVLDARRYRRDAAAAKLAAKLPPLLVETRALVHRSDGRARERACTLLAELYYNARSLAHKLGYQDLAALAVDRMTWAAGESGDPLWIAAAQFHRATLLTNGGDWKTALAFLERCRAQIEGQLGIGEEPDLIAWGGLHLQSGLAAARAGNRAQADAHLAEAADTARRIGHDRDEILVFGPTNVGIWSVALAVEMADGAVALERADGFVIPHGTPKSRSGHHYIDVARAYLLHGNRSLVMPALQTAKAIAPSMVRWHPMVHETVRVLAREEARSTESVRGFASWCGIAT
- a CDS encoding N-acetylmuramoyl-L-alanine amidase; translation: MTALALAVPVGVLALSDTRDVRNADQSNLAAIPAQIAEVALASAPDIVLPLHELTGLDLPDLRLSDLRMLPLPSSIQIPQNLIPGVPLPTEIPLPKLNNSPQQPVGPGPATAPRSARPTVPGSLPNANPVPGAVKPAGTPGFIAEPGPEIPAAPNAETHAAPLVPAPGGETPAAAPAPAPIPTADNPAAPGPHPVPGLTGDLRTPALSPGAVPTDLVDKVGAQVKELTREHPFSMVAVTATDVLKATTKIRAQRPDGTWGPWYDAEAESGKDKSKPGKRNGTEPIYVGNTKTVQMLVTPKAKAVSAPAEPTPLDDSSADPAQINLEKLAAVLIDPGRGSIDENLTSVAAPLPGGGPKVISRAQWGADESLRCEEPTYDDGVSAITVHHTAGRNDYTKAESAGIVRAIYSYHAKTLGWCDIGYNALVDKYGQIFEGRYGGLDRPVEGAHAGGFNIDTAGVALMGDYEEDDPTDVSIQALGKFIGWRAKLAGFDPQGSTTMYSEGSDYTKYALGQAVKLPNIFAHRDVGNTTCPGDAAYALMDKIRQIAADTAGGTDAVAPTTPNRVHPGQNAGANPQVQAAPAPPTPSSSEADLAALADLTQRILSMLDRSPVARYWNEQGGATGPLGQPKAVPIALADGGQYGEFTNGFVYANSTGRIVSVVGKILERFLQLGSGAGILGLPTSNEYPVSNGVRTDFQNGALIFDKLTGIVTTVLKNYGAVQDPIKPIPAVVPN
- a CDS encoding SpoIID/LytB domain-containing protein, which codes for MSLAVAVTTGGTALLVWAWPENALHLTVGAGHGRGLSQNGAFEKAAQGWTAERILANYYAGANLADVGATSVRVRLMDQDDKTLDVVSDSVFYVAGRRVIPGQAAHLTPTASGADVTITQGCDGNNLWEGTTDDPWAYPVTDGTARPAEEQLEICGGNAFRGVLGVALDGDAFRTVNEVDLDDYLKGVVPAEMVPGWADQGGAEALRAQAIAARSYALAENRYTYAQTCDTTDCQMYLGTDKEDSRTTAAVEDTSGRVLTRDNRILRAEYSAAPDGGPLTPASAMEVGPALTDFPGANTRASPTSWLPKTRKHSPPQRNPTRKPPQPRALPPQAQARRVPPSRAQPLRTRQPPTRQPPPTRPRPTPPRPSPARKPPPPQAMSPPAPRPTPTRTPATAPAP
- a CDS encoding helix-turn-helix domain-containing protein, coding for MELRDLHDGINRAVGEELRAARARRGYTRVELSAASGVAVSTIQRFENGERSPDMHQLFALCNALDVSPLEVMDRAVQFVKRSG